A part of Hyphomicrobiales bacterium 4NK60-0047b genomic DNA contains:
- a CDS encoding mannose-1-phosphate guanylyltransferase/mannose-6-phosphate isomerase, whose protein sequence is MEPLVQPIILSGDSGTRLWPLSRLSFPKQFLDLVGDKTLFQMTVERVRDSQFLSPIIMCNSEHRFIVEDQLNRISSSAKEVILEPMGKNTGPAVLTAALMAAEKDENKLILILPSDHLIKDKVRFKQTVLSAIPAAKKGQVILFGISPEEPHTGYGYIEVVKEKINSTIDVKTFHEKPNKTLAEQYIAEGNHYWNSGIFLFKAKTIIEAFVTLEPEMVQHCKAAIDRAEKDLGFIRLKEAEYRQCKNISLDYAVIEKISNVGCMPAKFQWSDLGSWSSVKEATASNSNGNSKHGDVLFEESLNCYGYSADGAKLAFVGLENVIAVATKDAILITSKDKSEDVKAIVEQIKKNDCESAINHKRVYRPWGWYECLDCDERYQVKCLMVKPGAKLSLQSHHHRAEHWVVVSGSVNVTVDENVSLLSENQSTYIPIGSTHRLENPGKIPALLIEVQSGSYLGEDDIVRYEDVYGRVKIVA, encoded by the coding sequence ATGGAACCGTTAGTTCAACCAATTATTTTATCTGGTGATAGTGGAACTCGGCTTTGGCCCTTATCTAGACTCTCATTTCCAAAGCAATTTCTAGATTTAGTCGGGGACAAAACCTTATTTCAGATGACAGTTGAGAGAGTGCGAGACAGTCAATTCTTATCTCCGATAATCATGTGTAATTCAGAGCATCGTTTTATTGTAGAAGATCAACTTAATAGAATAAGCTCTAGTGCCAAAGAAGTAATCCTCGAGCCAATGGGGAAAAATACAGGGCCCGCCGTCTTAACTGCAGCTTTAATGGCTGCAGAAAAAGACGAGAATAAATTAATTCTAATATTACCCTCTGACCATTTGATCAAAGATAAAGTTCGATTCAAGCAAACAGTGCTGTCAGCAATACCTGCTGCTAAAAAAGGTCAAGTTATCCTTTTTGGTATCTCCCCAGAAGAACCACACACTGGTTACGGATATATAGAAGTTGTAAAAGAAAAAATAAACTCAACAATTGATGTCAAAACGTTCCATGAAAAACCTAATAAGACTTTAGCTGAGCAATATATTGCTGAAGGAAATCATTATTGGAATTCTGGAATATTTTTATTCAAGGCAAAAACCATAATTGAGGCATTCGTTACTTTAGAACCTGAGATGGTACAACACTGCAAAGCTGCGATAGATAGAGCCGAAAAAGATTTGGGTTTCATTCGGTTAAAAGAAGCTGAATACAGGCAATGTAAAAATATTTCCCTTGATTACGCTGTGATTGAAAAAATTTCAAACGTGGGGTGTATGCCCGCCAAGTTTCAGTGGAGTGATCTTGGCTCATGGAGTTCAGTGAAAGAGGCCACTGCGTCAAATAGCAATGGAAATTCTAAACACGGTGACGTGCTGTTTGAGGAGAGTTTAAATTGCTATGGTTATAGTGCTGATGGAGCAAAACTTGCTTTTGTAGGTTTAGAAAATGTTATCGCTGTTGCAACCAAGGATGCAATTTTAATTACATCTAAAGATAAATCCGAAGATGTAAAAGCAATAGTTGAGCAGATTAAAAAGAATGATTGTGAAAGTGCAATAAATCATAAGAGAGTTTACAGGCCGTGGGGCTGGTATGAGTGTCTAGATTGTGATGAGCGTTATCAAGTAAAATGTCTGATGGTAAAACCAGGCGCAAAACTATCACTACAAAGCCATCATCACAGAGCAGAACATTGGGTTGTCGTCTCAGGCTCAGTCAATGTGACGGTTGATGAAAATGTTTCACTTCTCTCTGAAAATCAATCCACCTATATCCCTATTGGTTCAACTCACAGATTAGAAAATCCAGGCAAGATACCCGCTCTGTTGATTGAGGTGCAATCGGGCAGTTATCTCGGTGAAGATGACATAGTCCGATACGAGGACGTTTATGGTCGGGTTAAAATTGTTGCCTGA
- a CDS encoding glycosyltransferase family 1 protein: MVDLKPALDGYSGIPSECRLLFHGLMKLKKGHEVVGLLQHASHSLNGDFSEKFKSKNQSGKILSGAQSVTSFCQPSVRPEGFSFFEKCVLYYRLQMLRLNALLDRSIKLGAFDSEQFSDFIWRKMFSKSLSREAKDLVTSASYKIIKPSRGLLHYCGLPNFVPGLKAKYVKLDTEGYDVLIAQTPYPGQVTDQTKLVIRYHDAVPLLMPHTINSKEFHLSSHYHALKNNVEAGAHFVCNSEATQNDLLKLFPEVKSRTKVIYNIVSDDFYKCNESKDRVDQIIQRRLNTELIEENRAEALSLAQKNIDDYLLMVSTLEPRKNHALLVSAWERLRATQNENLKLILVGNWGWGCQEIKALLKPWILKGEIYHLSGVEPSELRVLYQYASVTICPSLFEGFDYSGVEAMRCGGVVAASDIEVHKEVYKNAAIYFDPYCAESASINIAKCLDKEDEALRNELLNEGEKVSEAYCYDAVLPHWESFLDNVIGKNDSDVSL; this comes from the coding sequence TTGGTGGACTTAAAACCTGCTCTTGATGGCTATAGCGGCATTCCATCAGAATGTAGATTATTATTTCATGGCTTAATGAAGTTAAAAAAAGGGCATGAGGTTGTTGGGTTGCTTCAACATGCAAGTCATTCTCTAAATGGTGATTTTTCAGAAAAGTTTAAATCTAAAAATCAGAGTGGGAAGATTTTATCAGGGGCACAATCGGTTACTTCTTTTTGTCAACCATCAGTACGCCCCGAAGGTTTTAGTTTTTTTGAAAAGTGTGTTTTGTACTACCGATTGCAAATGTTGAGACTTAATGCGTTGCTAGATCGGTCAATCAAATTAGGGGCTTTTGACAGTGAGCAATTCTCAGATTTTATCTGGAGAAAAATGTTTTCAAAATCGCTTTCAAGAGAAGCAAAAGATTTGGTTACCTCAGCGAGTTACAAGATAATTAAACCATCTAGAGGCTTATTGCACTATTGCGGTTTACCTAACTTCGTACCAGGCTTAAAGGCAAAATATGTTAAATTAGATACAGAAGGATATGATGTGCTTATAGCACAAACTCCATATCCTGGACAGGTTACGGATCAAACAAAACTAGTCATTCGATATCATGATGCTGTCCCTCTACTCATGCCCCATACGATTAACTCAAAAGAATTTCATTTGTCATCGCATTATCATGCTTTAAAAAATAATGTTGAAGCAGGGGCCCATTTTGTTTGCAATTCAGAGGCAACCCAAAACGACCTTCTTAAGTTATTCCCTGAAGTAAAATCCAGGACGAAAGTTATTTATAATATTGTGAGTGACGATTTTTATAAATGCAATGAAAGTAAGGATCGTGTAGATCAAATCATCCAACGTCGTTTGAATACTGAGTTAATCGAAGAGAATAGAGCTGAAGCTTTATCTCTCGCTCAGAAAAATATTGATGATTATTTGCTCATGGTATCGACTTTAGAACCTAGAAAAAACCATGCACTACTTGTTTCTGCTTGGGAGCGATTAAGAGCAACTCAAAATGAAAATTTAAAACTAATTTTGGTTGGTAACTGGGGTTGGGGGTGTCAAGAAATCAAGGCCTTACTAAAGCCTTGGATCTTAAAGGGGGAAATTTATCATTTATCAGGGGTAGAACCATCGGAGCTTCGAGTGCTTTATCAATATGCCTCTGTAACAATATGCCCAAGTTTATTTGAAGGCTTTGATTATTCTGGTGTCGAAGCTATGCGTTGTGGCGGAGTCGTAGCAGCTTCAGATATTGAAGTTCATAAAGAGGTGTATAAAAACGCAGCCATCTACTTCGATCCTTATTGTGCAGAAAGTGCATCGATAAATATCGCAAAATGTTTGGATAAAGAAGACGAAGCTTTGAGAAATGAATTGTTAAATGAAGGTGAGAAAGTAAGTGAAGCTTATTGTTATGATGCAGTTTTACCTCATTGGGAATCATTTTTGGACAATGTAATAGGAAAAAACGATTCTGATGTAAGCCTATGA
- a CDS encoding glycosyltransferase family 2 protein, with amino-acid sequence MSLVLSVVVPCFNEEDVLLLFYNRMKKACDTAVPSGAYEIIIINDGSTDNTWQLAQQLVKDDPKVVAIDLFRNHGHQLAVTAGLMKSKGSRVMMIDADLQDPPELLEPFMKKIDEGFDVVYGQRKIREGESVFKRFTAKYFYRILSSTSTTDIPLDTGDFRLMTRKVVDQVNQMQESHRFLRGMVAWVGGRQVAYQYDREKRAAGETKYTLSKMVSFAADAITGFSTSPLRLAIYVGIAALFFAMILMAYVIISYVYFETVPGWASLGCIFLMFSSVQLIILGFIGDYIGRIFVEVKGRPLINIRQVLHRDS; translated from the coding sequence ATGAGTTTGGTATTATCAGTTGTTGTGCCTTGTTTTAATGAAGAAGATGTTCTTTTATTGTTTTATAATAGAATGAAAAAAGCTTGCGATACAGCGGTACCTTCAGGTGCTTATGAAATTATAATAATTAATGATGGATCTACAGATAACACCTGGCAGCTAGCCCAACAATTAGTAAAAGATGATCCCAAAGTGGTTGCTATTGATCTTTTCCGGAACCATGGTCATCAATTGGCGGTGACTGCAGGATTGATGAAAAGTAAGGGAAGTCGCGTTATGATGATTGATGCTGATCTGCAGGATCCGCCCGAGTTGTTAGAGCCTTTTATGAAAAAGATTGATGAAGGCTTTGATGTTGTTTATGGGCAGCGCAAAATCCGAGAAGGTGAGAGCGTGTTTAAGCGTTTTACCGCAAAATATTTTTATCGCATCTTATCATCAACTTCGACAACTGATATTCCATTAGATACTGGTGACTTTCGCTTGATGACGAGGAAGGTCGTTGATCAAGTAAACCAAATGCAGGAATCCCATAGGTTTTTACGTGGCATGGTTGCTTGGGTTGGTGGTCGCCAAGTTGCGTATCAATATGATCGAGAAAAACGGGCTGCAGGAGAAACAAAATATACTTTATCCAAAATGGTGTCTTTTGCAGCGGATGCAATAACTGGCTTTTCTACCTCTCCTTTAAGGCTTGCAATTTATGTAGGTATTGCTGCTTTGTTTTTTGCAATGATTTTAATGGCATATGTGATCATTAGTTATGTTTATTTCGAAACAGTTCCAGGGTGGGCAAGTCTAGGGTGTATTTTTCTTATGTTCTCTTCAGTGCAGTTAATAATACTTGGTTTTATCGGTGATTACATTGGTCGGATATTTGTGGAAGTAAAAGGGCGGCCACTAATAAATATTCGGCAAGTGTTGCATAGAGATAGTTAG
- a CDS encoding ABC transporter permease: protein MSVQDSKLKQMKYTSLNFKLAMIQSLFYTTWLGFIIRYRKTMLGPLWIVIGPSLFIITLGSLFSDIGGVASSVFVPHMAIGLVVWTLISGFVTGSANIFQRAKSNILQGSMQLSEIVIVDVFTNFLIFAHQLSIILVVFLIYNIEVKQAALLSVFGLILIFINGIWLSYFFGILGARYRDLTEVVQAVMRIAFLATPIIWIPGDTGRGGALSAFTTFNPFFHFLELVRSPLLGNAVAPLSWIVVILITVLGGGLALWFRKKFSHLVALWV from the coding sequence TTGAGCGTGCAAGATAGTAAATTAAAACAAATGAAATACACATCATTAAATTTTAAACTAGCTATGATTCAAAGCTTATTTTATACCACATGGCTTGGATTTATCATTCGGTATAGAAAAACAATGTTAGGCCCTCTCTGGATTGTTATAGGCCCCTCATTATTTATCATAACACTAGGTAGTTTGTTCTCTGATATTGGTGGGGTTGCATCATCTGTGTTTGTACCGCATATGGCTATTGGGTTAGTTGTTTGGACGCTAATAAGTGGTTTTGTTACAGGTTCAGCAAATATTTTTCAAAGAGCTAAATCTAACATCTTGCAAGGTAGTATGCAGCTTTCTGAAATTGTCATCGTAGATGTTTTTACAAATTTTTTAATATTTGCCCATCAGTTAAGTATCATCCTAGTTGTTTTTCTAATTTACAATATAGAAGTAAAGCAAGCAGCTTTATTGAGTGTGTTTGGCTTAATCTTGATTTTCATAAATGGTATTTGGCTGAGCTATTTTTTTGGTATTTTAGGAGCTCGATATCGAGACTTAACGGAAGTCGTTCAGGCTGTTATGAGGATAGCATTTTTGGCGACACCAATCATTTGGATACCTGGTGATACTGGAAGAGGAGGGGCGTTAAGTGCGTTTACAACTTTCAACCCTTTCTTTCATTTCCTTGAATTGGTGCGGTCTCCGTTATTGGGAAATGCAGTAGCTCCTCTAAGTTGGATTGTAGTGATTTTAATAACAGTTTTGGGGGGAGGCTTGGCCCTTTGGTTTAGAAAAAAATTCTCTCATTTAGTCGCTTTGTGGGTTTAG
- a CDS encoding ABC transporter ATP-binding protein: protein MSLPLIDAKSLQLKVPIFQPEDRNMLANPTSFLTDLYFSKTQRGIVTLLEDVSFSLMQGERLGIVGANGAGKSTLLRLLAGIYQPSEGLLNINGVAKGLFDISMGMNNEATGLENIYMRGLLMGMPVQQIRDLLPEILEFSELKEAIDKPLNTYSTGMRLRLAFSVATMIEPDILLLDEWIGTGDASFRGKVKKRMDDLVEKSRGLVLATHNTSLMKELCTHGLYLKKGKIAFYGKVEEALEFYSDDLKK, encoded by the coding sequence ATGTCATTACCTTTAATAGACGCAAAGTCACTACAATTAAAAGTGCCTATCTTCCAGCCTGAAGATAGAAATATGCTTGCCAACCCAACGAGTTTTTTAACCGATTTATATTTCTCTAAAACACAAAGAGGAATAGTGACGTTATTAGAAGATGTATCGTTTTCTCTGATGCAAGGGGAAAGGCTGGGGATCGTTGGTGCAAATGGTGCGGGGAAAAGCACTTTACTAAGATTGTTAGCTGGTATTTATCAGCCATCTGAGGGGCTGTTGAATATTAATGGAGTAGCTAAGGGCTTGTTTGATATTTCTATGGGGATGAATAATGAAGCAACAGGTCTGGAAAATATTTATATGCGAGGACTTCTTATGGGCATGCCGGTCCAACAGATACGAGACTTGCTACCGGAGATACTAGAGTTTTCTGAGTTAAAAGAAGCAATAGATAAACCTCTTAATACTTATTCAACCGGTATGAGATTGCGACTAGCTTTTTCTGTCGCAACCATGATTGAACCTGATATTCTTTTACTAGATGAGTGGATCGGTACAGGAGATGCATCTTTCAGGGGCAAGGTTAAAAAAAGAATGGATGACCTAGTTGAAAAAAGTCGAGGTCTAGTGCTTGCAACTCATAATACAAGTTTAATGAAAGAACTATGTACTCATGGATTGTATTTAAAAAAAGGTAAGATCGCCTTTTATGGTAAGGTTGAAGAGGCATTGGAATTTTACTCAGACGATCTTAAAAAATAA
- the wbpZ gene encoding D-rhamnosyltransferase WbpZ: MKVLHVYKGYYPDLLGGVCEFIRQLTYGTQKLGVENSLLVLTHTKSNFKTEIVDGLTIHWCPSTFEAASTPFSYKAIKRFKQLAEEVDIIHYHYPYPFADILDSFSGINKRKIVTYHTDIIKQKYLSTLYAPIRDMFFNKVDKIVATSPNYFKTSDVLQNYKSKVEIITIGLFRELYSKTNKEKLVDWASQVEPKFFLFVGAMRYYKALPILIKAAKINNLPVLIVGGGREQKKYIELANKLNASNVKFLGVLTEEDKIALLKLCYAVVLPSHLRSEALGISLIEGAMLGKPLISCEIGTGTSFVNIDHQTGLVCPPKDPEALSKAMQELWDNPEVTKQMANGASERFKSVFSGEKMAQSYTKLYKEMLWESGTKTGT, encoded by the coding sequence ATGAAAGTCCTACATGTTTATAAAGGTTATTATCCTGATTTATTGGGCGGTGTTTGTGAATTCATCCGTCAGCTAACTTATGGCACTCAAAAGTTAGGTGTAGAAAATAGTTTGCTTGTGCTAACTCATACTAAAAGTAATTTCAAAACCGAAATTGTTGATGGCTTAACGATACATTGGTGTCCAAGCACTTTTGAAGCAGCATCAACACCATTTTCTTACAAAGCAATAAAACGGTTTAAGCAGTTAGCTGAAGAAGTTGATATAATTCACTACCATTACCCATATCCATTTGCAGATATTCTGGATAGCTTCTCAGGAATAAATAAAAGAAAAATAGTTACCTATCACACCGATATTATAAAGCAAAAATACCTATCAACTTTGTACGCACCCATCAGAGATATGTTTTTTAATAAGGTTGATAAAATCGTCGCTACATCTCCAAATTATTTTAAGACGAGTGATGTATTGCAAAATTATAAATCTAAAGTTGAAATTATAACCATTGGCTTATTCAGAGAATTATACAGTAAAACAAACAAGGAAAAGTTAGTGGATTGGGCTTCACAAGTGGAACCAAAATTCTTTCTATTTGTGGGGGCAATGAGATATTATAAAGCTCTACCAATATTAATTAAAGCTGCAAAAATTAATAACTTACCTGTCCTTATTGTCGGAGGGGGAAGGGAACAGAAAAAATACATTGAGTTGGCTAATAAGCTGAATGCCTCAAACGTTAAATTTCTAGGAGTGCTGACAGAAGAAGATAAAATCGCATTGCTAAAATTGTGTTATGCAGTGGTTTTACCATCTCATCTGCGCTCTGAGGCGCTTGGCATTTCATTGATTGAGGGGGCAATGCTAGGCAAACCACTCATTTCATGCGAAATCGGAACGGGGACTTCGTTCGTTAATATAGATCATCAAACGGGATTAGTATGTCCACCGAAAGACCCCGAAGCTCTCAGCAAAGCAATGCAGGAATTGTGGGATAATCCTGAAGTCACTAAACAAATGGCAAATGGAGCGTCGGAAAGGTTTAAGTCGGTTTTTTCCGGAGAGAAAATGGCTCAATCATATACAAAGCTATATAAAGAAATGTTATGGGAAAGTGGAACAAAGACAGGTACCTAA
- a CDS encoding LysR family transcriptional regulator, producing the protein MNWNAVSFDWNHARAFLATAEEGSLSAAARALGLTQPTLGRQVAALETELDVVLFERVGKTLILTETGVELLEHMKQMYEAASRASLAASGQSQAIEGRVRITASDIMSAYILPTALQKIQKIAPRLQIEIVSSNEIRDLQLREADIAIRHVRPEQPELISKLVGEAEGYFYASKAYLDKEGRPQNTQDLQSHVFIGFGDDNQMIAYLQPLGIDLKIDNFRFSSKNGIVAWQMARHDLGIIAMSKEMGISDDKMEQVLHEMPPIKFPIWLTAHRELHNSRRIRLVFDILSEHLLEEI; encoded by the coding sequence ATGAACTGGAATGCTGTATCATTTGACTGGAATCACGCTCGGGCCTTTCTAGCTACCGCTGAGGAAGGCTCACTTTCTGCCGCTGCCCGCGCGCTTGGGCTTACGCAACCAACCCTTGGCAGACAGGTTGCTGCATTAGAGACAGAGCTTGACGTTGTGTTATTTGAACGTGTTGGAAAAACTCTGATCCTCACGGAAACTGGCGTTGAGCTTCTTGAACATATGAAGCAAATGTATGAAGCGGCCAGCCGGGCTTCTCTTGCAGCCTCTGGACAATCGCAAGCGATTGAAGGCCGTGTGCGCATTACCGCAAGTGACATTATGTCGGCTTATATTCTTCCAACTGCTTTACAAAAAATTCAAAAGATTGCTCCTCGGCTTCAGATAGAAATTGTCTCTTCAAATGAAATTCGTGACTTACAACTTAGGGAAGCTGACATTGCTATTCGTCATGTTCGCCCTGAACAACCTGAACTTATTTCAAAACTAGTCGGTGAAGCCGAAGGATATTTTTACGCTTCGAAAGCTTACCTGGACAAAGAGGGGCGCCCACAAAACACACAAGACCTTCAATCACATGTTTTTATTGGTTTTGGTGACGATAATCAAATGATTGCGTATTTACAGCCACTCGGCATTGATCTCAAAATTGATAATTTTCGCTTTAGTTCTAAAAACGGGATCGTGGCCTGGCAAATGGCACGGCATGACCTTGGGATAATTGCAATGTCTAAAGAGATGGGGATTTCTGACGATAAAATGGAGCAGGTCTTACACGAGATGCCCCCGATTAAATTTCCGATTTGGCTTACTGCTCACCGTGAACTTCATAACAGCCGCCGCATCCGTTTGGTGTTTGATATACTCAGTGAGCATTTGTTGGAGGAAATATAA
- a CDS encoding class I SAM-dependent methyltransferase — MQKEAKFWDGVAEKYAKSKMTDEGAYNYTLERTRSYLTKEDEVLEIGCGTGSTALLLAGSVKRLTASDISKEMIRIGTEKAQNEGINNIRFMANEVSKAELAPNSEGQIQYDAVLAFNILHLLQDLPQNLERINKMIKPGGYFISKTTCKPTNKISFKLLAMMTILPVMQVLGKAPFVKLRKSNEFDELIKSAGYRIIESGDYPANPPHRYIVAQKLK, encoded by the coding sequence ATGCAAAAAGAAGCTAAGTTTTGGGATGGTGTAGCAGAAAAATACGCCAAATCTAAAATGACTGATGAAGGGGCTTATAACTATACCCTAGAGCGCACGAGATCCTATTTAACAAAAGAAGATGAGGTCCTTGAAATTGGCTGCGGTACAGGGTCAACAGCGCTTCTGTTAGCAGGCAGTGTTAAAAGACTAACGGCATCTGATATCTCAAAAGAAATGATACGAATTGGCACTGAAAAAGCTCAAAATGAGGGAATAAACAATATCCGCTTTATGGCTAACGAAGTTTCAAAAGCAGAGCTTGCTCCAAATTCAGAAGGACAAATCCAATATGATGCTGTTTTAGCCTTCAATATCCTGCATCTCCTACAAGACTTGCCTCAAAATTTGGAGCGCATAAATAAGATGATAAAGCCAGGTGGCTACTTCATCTCCAAAACCACTTGTAAACCGACGAATAAAATATCCTTTAAACTCCTTGCAATGATGACAATTTTGCCCGTTATGCAAGTGCTCGGAAAAGCGCCCTTTGTAAAATTGAGAAAAAGTAACGAGTTCGATGAGCTCATCAAAAGCGCTGGGTATAGAATCATAGAAAGTGGTGACTATCCTGCAAACCCACCTCATAGATATATTGTTGCGCAAAAACTAAAATAA
- a CDS encoding YdiU family protein yields MPEFCFDHSYATLPEAFYSPTQPATVPKPHLIKTNDTLADQLGIDLEFLHSSEAAEFFAGNKMQFNADPIAMAYAGHQFGGWSPQLGDGRALLIGEVVDKNGLRLDVQLKGSGRTPYSRGGDGKAGIGPVLREYIVSEAMAALGVPTTRALAAVTTGETIIREEPLPGAVFTRVAQSHVRVGTFQYFAALDHSTPGNAYVKTLADYVIDRHYPQVRDDTNPYQALLRSIIKRQAHLIAQWMGLGFIHGVMNTDNMQVVGETIDYGPCAFMDVFHPDKKFSSIDRQGRYAWNNQPNMGLWNLARLAEALLPLFDKDETIAIQIAETLAGEFMPTFHQRLLEIFSQKIGLSNSEEIDAFMQTTFIAMTKNKVDFTLFFRHLTQVAGGANSADFLDLFEENQAGQDWLDEWNELFGQDTTSTSERLAGMQEINPIYIPRNHRVEQAIQAGMNNDFSLFHELAQVLSKPFVAQDGFEHYELPPLPSEEVRRTFCGT; encoded by the coding sequence ATGCCCGAATTTTGCTTTGACCATAGTTACGCTACCTTACCAGAAGCTTTTTACAGCCCCACACAGCCAGCAACTGTTCCAAAGCCCCACTTGATAAAAACCAATGACACTCTAGCTGACCAGCTTGGAATTGATTTGGAGTTTTTACACTCTTCTGAAGCGGCTGAGTTTTTTGCTGGCAACAAAATGCAATTCAATGCTGACCCTATTGCGATGGCTTATGCGGGGCATCAGTTTGGCGGCTGGTCTCCTCAACTTGGTGATGGGCGCGCGTTATTAATCGGTGAAGTGGTTGATAAAAATGGTTTGCGACTTGATGTGCAACTTAAAGGCTCTGGACGCACACCTTACTCGCGGGGCGGTGATGGCAAAGCTGGCATTGGACCTGTTCTTCGTGAATATATTGTCTCTGAAGCAATGGCTGCTCTTGGAGTGCCGACTACAAGAGCTCTTGCTGCTGTCACTACTGGTGAGACGATTATACGTGAGGAGCCTTTGCCAGGAGCTGTCTTTACACGAGTTGCTCAAAGTCATGTGCGGGTTGGGACGTTTCAATATTTTGCGGCTTTGGATCATTCAACTCCAGGAAATGCCTATGTGAAAACCTTAGCTGATTATGTGATTGATCGCCATTACCCTCAGGTAAGAGACGACACGAACCCTTACCAAGCTTTGCTTCGCTCGATTATTAAACGCCAAGCGCATCTCATTGCACAATGGATGGGCTTGGGCTTTATTCACGGGGTGATGAACACCGATAATATGCAGGTTGTAGGTGAGACTATTGATTATGGCCCTTGCGCTTTCATGGATGTTTTTCACCCTGATAAGAAATTCAGCTCCATCGACCGGCAAGGGCGTTACGCATGGAACAATCAACCGAATATGGGCCTATGGAACTTAGCTCGTTTGGCAGAAGCATTGCTTCCTCTCTTCGATAAAGATGAAACTATTGCCATACAAATCGCGGAAACGTTAGCGGGGGAATTTATGCCAACATTCCACCAACGTTTGCTAGAAATATTTTCTCAAAAAATTGGCTTGTCGAATAGTGAAGAAATCGATGCGTTCATGCAAACAACCTTTATCGCTATGACAAAAAACAAGGTTGATTTTACACTATTTTTCCGGCACTTAACCCAAGTCGCAGGGGGAGCTAACTCGGCCGATTTCCTAGACCTCTTTGAAGAAAACCAAGCTGGGCAAGACTGGCTGGATGAATGGAACGAACTATTTGGTCAAGATACGACCTCGACCTCAGAACGTTTAGCAGGAATGCAGGAGATAAATCCGATTTATATTCCGCGCAATCACCGTGTTGAGCAGGCTATTCAAGCTGGTATGAATAATGACTTTAGTTTGTTTCATGAACTGGCCCAGGTTCTCTCTAAACCTTTTGTAGCTCAAGATGGTTTTGAACATTATGAATTGCCGCCACTGCCTTCTGAAGAAGTTCGTCGCACCTTTTGCGGTACTTAA
- a CDS encoding SDR family oxidoreductase produces the protein MDFTNKIILVTGANRGIGKALVFSLLEKGVSKIYAAARNTASLPDFQDARVVPLTLDITKAEQISAATRLAPDVDILINNAGSLELVSAFSGPLDKVTKEMSVNYFGLLHMMRGFLPVLENRPNSALVNIVSIAAFVNVPLHGGYCAAKAAAFSLTQGARIEWASKGIAVHSVNPGPIDTDMTKEIAMDKASPFDTAVKILDDLESDIADIFPDPTGQHMFETWQKDYKDLEAMSADMMKGA, from the coding sequence ATGGACTTTACAAATAAGATTATCTTAGTGACTGGAGCGAATAGAGGAATTGGCAAAGCGTTGGTTTTTTCTCTTTTAGAGAAAGGAGTTAGCAAAATATATGCTGCAGCTCGTAACACCGCTTCCTTGCCAGATTTTCAAGATGCACGGGTTGTTCCGTTAACGCTTGATATAACAAAAGCTGAGCAAATATCTGCTGCAACTCGTTTGGCGCCTGATGTTGATATTTTAATTAACAATGCAGGCTCATTAGAATTGGTCAGTGCTTTTTCTGGCCCACTTGATAAAGTGACTAAAGAAATGAGTGTTAATTATTTTGGCCTTCTTCATATGATGCGCGGGTTTCTTCCTGTTTTAGAAAACAGACCCAATTCGGCTCTTGTGAACATTGTCTCTATTGCCGCCTTTGTTAATGTGCCGCTTCATGGGGGATATTGCGCGGCTAAAGCGGCTGCTTTTTCTCTCACCCAGGGGGCACGTATCGAATGGGCCTCTAAAGGGATTGCCGTGCATAGTGTCAATCCTGGTCCGATAGATACTGATATGACAAAAGAGATTGCAATGGACAAGGCCTCACCTTTTGACACAGCAGTGAAAATTCTTGATGATCTTGAATCTGATATTGCTGATATCTTTCCGGACCCCACCGGTCAGCACATGTTTGAAACCTGGCAGAAAGATTATAAAGATCTTGAAGCAATGTCTGCAGATATGATGAAAGGTGCTTAG